Proteins co-encoded in one Synechococcus elongatus PCC 6301 genomic window:
- the ribE gene encoding riboflavin synthase: MFTGLVQALGELTVLEGSVRIHCVAGDTQSILQDLAIGDSIAVDGICLTATQCLGNGFLADVSPETLQRSTLGDLPPGSLVNLESSLRAGGKVGGHFVTGHVDGVGWLISAEATEQSWLLKFGVPAGSLQRYLVEKGSIAVNGISLTIADCDREGHWFTVAVIPHTYQETTLRRLQAGVRVNLEGDILGKYVERLLRHSGHPTPQSDISLEFLTEHGYV; this comes from the coding sequence ATGTTTACAGGGTTAGTGCAAGCGCTCGGGGAACTGACGGTTCTGGAGGGATCAGTTCGAATCCACTGCGTTGCTGGCGACACACAGTCGATTTTGCAGGATCTAGCGATCGGCGACAGTATTGCTGTCGATGGCATTTGTCTGACGGCAACTCAATGCCTCGGTAATGGGTTCTTGGCGGATGTTTCACCGGAAACGCTCCAGCGGTCGACCTTGGGGGATTTGCCCCCCGGCAGTTTGGTCAACCTCGAAAGCTCCTTGCGGGCAGGCGGTAAAGTCGGCGGGCACTTTGTCACGGGTCACGTCGATGGCGTCGGCTGGCTGATCAGTGCTGAAGCTACTGAACAATCTTGGCTGCTGAAATTTGGAGTACCAGCCGGTTCACTGCAGCGCTATCTCGTCGAGAAAGGCAGTATCGCTGTCAATGGCATCAGTTTGACGATCGCGGACTGCGATCGCGAAGGGCATTGGTTTACCGTGGCGGTGATTCCCCACACCTATCAGGAGACGACTCTGAGACGCCTGCAAGCCGGCGTTCGCGTCAACCTTGAGGGCGACATACTCGGTAAGTATGTGGAACGGCTGCTGCGTCATTCGGGTCATCCCACCCCCCAGTCCGATATCAGCCTAGAGTTCTTGACAGAGCATGGCTATGTCTGA